The genomic segment ACAACCGCCCCCCGGCAGCTCTGCAGCCTAAACGGGAATCGTCGTAAGCACAACACATTTGCGCGTCTGCGCAGGCACTCTAACCCTAGAACAGCATCGTGTCCGGAGGAATGGGCTGGCCATTCAGGAAGCGGCCGGCATCCAGCGGCTTTCCGCCCGGTTTCTGCAAACGAGTCAGGCGAACCGTGCCGCCATCCCCGCAGGCCACAAGCAGATTGTCATCCAGTACCATACCGGCAGGGGCCGAGGTTTCCTGGCCCGACCGGCGCGCGCCAAGCAGTTTCAGCCGCGTGGGCGATTCATCGCCGGGCTGGGTCCAGTTGCACCAGGCACCGGGAAATGGCGACAGGCCGCGGATCTGGCAATCCACTTCGCGGGCTGGCCGGTTCCAGTCGACTTTCTGGTCATCCGGGCCGAGCTTGTGGGCATAGGTCACGCCCTCTTCCGGCTGTGGCTGCGGTGTCAGGCTGCCATCGGCCAGGCCGGCAAGCGCGGCCGGGGCAAGCTCGGCGGCAAGCTCCGCCAGCCGGTCATGCACGCTGCCGGCAGTGTCTTCGGTGCTGATCGGTGTGTGGCGGGACGCGAGGACCGGGCCGGTGTCCAGCCCGGCATCCATCAGCATCGCGTCGACGCCGGTCTCGGTATCGCCTGCCATGATGGCGCGCTGGATCGGCGCAGCGCCCCGCCAGCGCGGCAGGATCGAGGCGTGCATGTTGAGACAGCCAAGGCGCGGCGCGTCCAGCACCGCCTGCGGCAGGATCAGGCCATAGGCGACGACCACCGCCGCATCGAGGCCAAGCGCGGCAAAGGCCTCCTGCTCCGGCGCCTTCTTCAGGCTCTTCGGTGTGCGGACCTCCAGCCCCTGCGACTCGGCAAAGGCATGGACAGCGGTGGGTGTCAGCTTCTTACCCCGGCCGGCCGGGCGCGGCGGCTGGGAATAGACGCAGGCGATTTCATGCCCGGCCTCGATCAGCGCTTTCAGCACATCTACGGCAATGTCCGGGCTTCCCATGAAGGCGATGCGGAGCGGTTTGGTCATGGGCGCGGACTTATCGGCAATTTCCGGGCTTGCAAAGCGGCAGGCTGTCGCCGGTCTCAGGCGCCGCCCTCGGGCGCGATCTCAAGCACGACTTTGCCGGTGCCTTTGCCTGACAGGGCGAAAACCATGGCCTCGCCGAACTGGCCGAACGGGTACACCTTGCCGACCGGCGGCCGGATCTTTCCGTCCGCTGCCCAACCGGCGAGTTCGTGCAGGGCGGCAATCGCTTGCGGCAGCTCGTATTCCATGTGCTGACGGACATCGACGCCCATCAAAGCCGCCCCTTTCATCAGGGTCAGGTTCGATGGCAGCGCCGGGATGGGACCGCCGACAAAACCGACAACCATGTGCCGCCCGCGCCAGCGCAGTGACCGGAAAGCCGCTTCGAACAGCGGGCCGCAGACAGGATCGAAAACCACGTCCGGCCCCTTGCCGCCTGTCAGGGCTTTCAGCCGGTCCCGCCAGCCTTCGGGCTCTGTGTCGATTGCCTCATCGGCGCCGTGTTCCATCGCAAAGGCGCGCTTCTCTCCAGTGGAGGCTGCCGCGATGACGCGGGCACCGAGCGCCTTGGCGACCTGAACCGCAGCGGAGCCGACACCGCCTGCGGCGCCGAAGACGAGCACGATCTCACCCGCTACCAAAGCGGCGCGATCCTTCAGACCGTGATAGGCCGTCAGATAATTGAGCGGCAGACTCGCCGCTTCCGCGAAGCTGGTCGTCTGCGGGATCTTGATCACCATGGCTGCCGGTGCGACGGCGTATTCGGCAAAGCCGTTCGCGGTCATTGTCATGACCCGGTCGCCCACGGAGATCCCGGTGACACCCTCTCCGACCGCTTCGACAGTACCGGCGAGTTCCCGACCCGGCGTGTGCGGCAGGGGCGGCTTCACCTGGTATTTGCCGAGCGCCACGAGGGAGTCGACATAGCCGACACCGCACGCAGCGACACGGATAAGTACCTGCCCCTTCTTCGGCGCAGGCGTTTCAACATCTTTGAACTGGTAGCTTTCGAGCGACTCAAGCGTCTCGGCGACAACGACTTTCATGATCAGATCCCCACAAGGCCGGAGTGTCTTCCGCTGATCCTCTTGGTCAGGCGACGTTCTCGCGCATCGCGCGCAGTTTGGCTTTCTTCACCTTGTCGACCGCGCGCTGGCGCTTGAGGCGGGAGAGATAGTCGATGAACAGCGTGCCTTCGAGATGGTCCATCTCGTGCTGGATGCAGACCGCATAGAGGTCCTCTGCCCATTCCTCGACCTTGAAGCCATCATAATCAAGATAACGGATGAGGCATTTCACCGGCCGTTCGACCTCGTCGAAAATGTCCGGCACGGAGAGGCAGCCCTCTTCATAAGGCGTAGTCTCTTCAACGGTTTCGACGATTTCCGGGTTCACGAAATAGCGCGGCGCCGGCTCCTCGTCTTCCTTGGCGAGATCCATCACGATGACGCGCAGCGGCACGCCGATCTGGATCGCCGCCAGGCCAATGCCCGGCGCGTCGTACATGGTTTCCAGCATGTCATCCATGAGTGCGCGGATGTCGTCGGTGACGCCGCCCTCAACGGGCTTCGACACCTCTTTCAGGCGCGGATCAGGGACAGTGAGAATTTCGCGAATAGCCATGTTTTTCAGATAGGCGCGCGCCCCCGCCCGGTCAACGGGCGAGGCTGCGCAGGCAGTTTATTCCGCGGCGGGCAGGCGTTTCGGATCGCCGAGGTCCAACTGGCCGTTTTCCGGCGTGTTTGCGCGCGATTCGATCTGCTTCGGCTCAGCCGGGGCCTTGTTCGGCGGGGCGATTTTCATGTCCTCGAACTTGCGCAGCGTCGGCAGGACGCGCTTGTCGAATGAGCCCATCATGGAATTGAAGTGATCCACCGAGCCGTTTAGCGATTTGCCGAGCTTTTCGACATGGCCAAGCATCACGCCCATTCTCGTGTAGAGGTCTGCGCCCAGCTGGGCGGCCTCCATGGCGTTTTCGTTCATCTGGTGCTGGCGCCAGAGATGCGCCACCGTCCGGGCGAGCGCGATCAGCGTTGTCGGCGTCGTCACGATCACCGACCGGCTCATCGCCTTCTCGATCAGGTCCGGCGAGTGTTCCAGCGCGGCGGCGAAGAAATTCTCCCCCGGAATGAACATGGCGATGTAGTCGAACCGGCCGCCGAGGTTTGACTGGTAATCCTTCGAGGCGAGCGTGTTCACGTGGCGCTGGACGCTGGCGGCGTGGGCCTTCAGGTGCGCCGCGCGCTCGGCAGGATCCTCGGCATTGACCGCCTCCATGTAGGAGGCGAGCGAGACCTTGGAGTCGACCACGATCTGCCGGTCCCCCGGCAGGTGGATGACCGCATCCGGTCGCTGGCGGCCCGCTTCGGTGTCGTCATGAACCTGTTCGGAAAAGTCGCAATGCGCCGACAGGCCCGCCTGCTCCATCACATTGCGGAGCGTCATCTCCCCCCAGCGGCCGCCGCCTTTCGGGGCCGTCAGGGCGCTGACGAGCTTGCCGGTCTCGCTCGTGTTCAGTTTCAGGCTCTCATGGATCGCCTTCACCTGTTCCTGGATGGCGGATTTGTCCTCGGTGCGGACTTTCTCGATCTCGTCGACACGTTTCTTGAAGGCGTCGAAATTCTCTCCGATCGGTTTGATCAGCTCTTTCAGATGCCCTTGGGCGCCTTCCTTGTGTTTTTCAAACGTCTCGTTGGCGAGCTGAAGGAACTGGGCGTTGGCCTGCCGCAGCACGCCCTGCGCCATATCGGCGAATTTCTTCTCATCCTCGGCGCTGCGCGTCTCGGCCTTGGCGAGTTCGATCTTTGCCTCGTGCAGCCCCGCCTCAAGCGTGGTGACGCGCTGATTGGCGCGTTCCACCTCTACAATCGCCGCTTCGCGTTCATCCGTGGCGCGCTCAAGGTCCAGCGTCAGGCGCTCGGCCGTCTGCTTCGCTGAGCTGAGCTGCATCCACGCAATGACCCCTACGCCGAGGGCGAAGAAGAAGAGGATCAGATGAGCAAGGTCAAAGCCCTGGCCCGCAATGGTGACAATCGGTTCCATTCAGCCTCTCTGGCATGATTCCGGAGGAACATATACGGAACGAATGTGCCTGTCGACTAAAACGGCAGCTTAAATCCCGGCATCATGCCGCCGAAGCCGGCGGTGGCTTCCTTCATGGCGGCTTCCATCGCCTCATCCAGGCGGCGGCGGGCGTCGGCATGGGCGGCCTTGATCAGGTCTTCGATGATTTCCGGCTCATCGCCCATCAGGCTCGGGTCGATGCTGAGGGAAACGAGTTCCCCTTTGCCGCGCAGGCGCACCTTCACGAGGCCCGCGCCGGAGACGCCATCAGCCTCTGTCGACTCGATCTTCTCCTGCACCTCCTGCATCTTGCCCTGCATCTGCTGGGCTTGCTGCATGATCTTGCCGAGATCTTTCATGATCGGGTCCTTCAGGCTTGGCGTCGGGCGCTCAGGTCTATGACATTGTCTGCATCGGGGGGATTGCCGGAATTGTCCGGATCCTCGTCGATCACATCCACAATGGTGGCGCCCGGCAGGCTGTTCAAGGCCGCAGCGATGAGCGGATGCGCCGCGGCCGACGCAAAGCGTTCTTCCTTGGTGCGGATTTCGGCGGCGCGCACCGTCTCTGCCCCGCCGCGAATCTGCTCCACCACCCAATCGTCGCCCGTCTGGCGTTCGAGGAAGATTTTGAGCCGGGCCAGCACGTCCGCAGGCGCGGCAGCCTCCAGCTCGCAGGTGAAGTGGCCATAGCGGACCGGGCCGGGCTTCACATAGCGTTCCAGCTCGACCTGGAGATTGATCTCCCGCAGCTCTGTCAGATGGGCGAGGATGCTGTCAAAGCTGTCCAGCCCGCCGGCATCGGGCGGGACCTCAGCCTGTGCCTCAGACTTTCCCGGCGAAGCTTTGCCCTCCGCGATCATTCGGGCCGCTTCCTCCGGGGACGGAAGACTGGCAGAGGCAACAAGGCGCAGGACCACCATATTCAGCGCCGTCGCCGGATCCGGCGCGACCTGCAGCACATTGTAGCCGGACAGCAGGATCTGCCAGGTGCGGGACGCTTCGGCCGGCGTCAGGCGCTGGGCCATGGCGCGCGTGCGCTCCACCCAGTCAGCCGGGCCGCCGGGCTGATAGTCGTCGCCCGTTGCCTGCGCGATGGAAATATCGGCAGCGATTTCCAGCAGGTCCTTCAGGATAACTGCCGGGTCTGCCCCGCCGCGCACCTGGTCCTGCACTTCTTCCAGCGCGGCTTTCGCCTCGCCCGCAATCGCCTTTTCAAACGCGTCCATCAGGCGGCCCCGGTCACCGAGGCCCAGCATGTCGCGGACGGCGGCGCCGGTGACGGCCTCCCCTTCCATCGTCTGCACGATGGCCTGATCGAGAATGGACAGCCCGTCGCGGACAGAGCCCTCGGCGGCCCGCGCAATCAGGGCGAGGCCCTCTTCGGATACGGTTGCCCCCTCATTCTTCGCGATCCGGCCCAGATGCATCGCCAGCGCTGCCGGCTCCAGCCGTTTCAGGTCGAATCGCTGGCAACGCGACAGCACCGTGACCGGCACCTTGCGGATCTCGGTCGTGGCGAAGATGAACTTCACATGCGGCGGCGGCTCTTCCAGCGTCTTCAGCAGCGCGTTGAAGCTGGCATTCGACAGCATGTGCACTTCGTCGATGATGTAGACCTTGTGGCGGGCCGAGACCGGCGCGTAGCGGGCCCCGTCCAGCAGGTCGCGCATGTCGGCAACGCCCGTACGGCTGGCGGCGTCCAGCTCCAGCACA from the uncultured Hyphomonas sp. genome contains:
- the fmt gene encoding methionyl-tRNA formyltransferase, with the protein product MTKPLRIAFMGSPDIAVDVLKALIEAGHEIACVYSQPPRPAGRGKKLTPTAVHAFAESQGLEVRTPKSLKKAPEQEAFAALGLDAAVVVAYGLILPQAVLDAPRLGCLNMHASILPRWRGAAPIQRAIMAGDTETGVDAMLMDAGLDTGPVLASRHTPISTEDTAGSVHDRLAELAAELAPAALAGLADGSLTPQPQPEEGVTYAHKLGPDDQKVDWNRPAREVDCQIRGLSPFPGAWCNWTQPGDESPTRLKLLGARRSGQETSAPAGMVLDDNLLVACGDGGTVRLTRLQKPGGKPLDAGRFLNGQPIPPDTMLF
- a CDS encoding NADPH:quinone oxidoreductase family protein encodes the protein MKVVVAETLESLESYQFKDVETPAPKKGQVLIRVAACGVGYVDSLVALGKYQVKPPLPHTPGRELAGTVEAVGEGVTGISVGDRVMTMTANGFAEYAVAPAAMVIKIPQTTSFAEAASLPLNYLTAYHGLKDRAALVAGEIVLVFGAAGGVGSAAVQVAKALGARVIAAASTGEKRAFAMEHGADEAIDTEPEGWRDRLKALTGGKGPDVVFDPVCGPLFEAAFRSLRWRGRHMVVGFVGGPIPALPSNLTLMKGAALMGVDVRQHMEYELPQAIAALHELAGWAADGKIRPPVGKVYPFGQFGEAMVFALSGKGTGKVVLEIAPEGGA
- the def gene encoding peptide deformylase, producing the protein MAIREILTVPDPRLKEVSKPVEGGVTDDIRALMDDMLETMYDAPGIGLAAIQIGVPLRVIVMDLAKEDEEPAPRYFVNPEIVETVEETTPYEEGCLSVPDIFDEVERPVKCLIRYLDYDGFKVEEWAEDLYAVCIQHEMDHLEGTLFIDYLSRLKRQRAVDKVKKAKLRAMRENVA
- the rmuC gene encoding DNA recombination protein RmuC, giving the protein MEPIVTIAGQGFDLAHLILFFFALGVGVIAWMQLSSAKQTAERLTLDLERATDEREAAIVEVERANQRVTTLEAGLHEAKIELAKAETRSAEDEKKFADMAQGVLRQANAQFLQLANETFEKHKEGAQGHLKELIKPIGENFDAFKKRVDEIEKVRTEDKSAIQEQVKAIHESLKLNTSETGKLVSALTAPKGGGRWGEMTLRNVMEQAGLSAHCDFSEQVHDDTEAGRQRPDAVIHLPGDRQIVVDSKVSLASYMEAVNAEDPAERAAHLKAHAASVQRHVNTLASKDYQSNLGGRFDYIAMFIPGENFFAAALEHSPDLIEKAMSRSVIVTTPTTLIALARTVAHLWRQHQMNENAMEAAQLGADLYTRMGVMLGHVEKLGKSLNGSVDHFNSMMGSFDKRVLPTLRKFEDMKIAPPNKAPAEPKQIESRANTPENGQLDLGDPKRLPAAE
- a CDS encoding YbaB/EbfC family nucleoid-associated protein yields the protein MKDLGKIMQQAQQMQGKMQEVQEKIESTEADGVSGAGLVKVRLRGKGELVSLSIDPSLMGDEPEIIEDLIKAAHADARRRLDEAMEAAMKEATAGFGGMMPGFKLPF
- a CDS encoding DNA polymerase III subunit gamma/tau; the encoded protein is MSETDSDTERDDATFSMFGEDEAPAKPGAYEVLARKYRPRRFEDLIGQEAMVRTLSNAFETGRIAHAFMLTGVRGIGKTTTARLLARALNYTSADHDGPSVKLEPLGEHCEAIMASRHPDVLELDAASRTGVADMRDLLDGARYAPVSARHKVYIIDEVHMLSNASFNALLKTLEEPPPHVKFIFATTEIRKVPVTVLSRCQRFDLKRLEPAALAMHLGRIAKNEGATVSEEGLALIARAAEGSVRDGLSILDQAIVQTMEGEAVTGAAVRDMLGLGDRGRLMDAFEKAIAGEAKAALEEVQDQVRGGADPAVILKDLLEIAADISIAQATGDDYQPGGPADWVERTRAMAQRLTPAEASRTWQILLSGYNVLQVAPDPATALNMVVLRLVASASLPSPEEAARMIAEGKASPGKSEAQAEVPPDAGGLDSFDSILAHLTELREINLQVELERYVKPGPVRYGHFTCELEAAAPADVLARLKIFLERQTGDDWVVEQIRGGAETVRAAEIRTKEERFASAAAHPLIAAALNSLPGATIVDVIDEDPDNSGNPPDADNVIDLSARRQA